From Enoplosus armatus isolate fEnoArm2 chromosome 23, fEnoArm2.hap1, whole genome shotgun sequence, a single genomic window includes:
- the LOC139306258 gene encoding uncharacterized protein has product MFRYLRRRLKNKSQTDVEVGDTKSSSPQKNVNVEEDPKEKTVVPDSTSTSAITVLTAPTEAPGNKAKKASWWRRWLRKNKTKKTPVKEDVAEVTTLPPSATEKSVNVIKESDKDAGVQEASPTPVSTPVSTPVSTPVSTPVSTPVSTTVSTPVSTPVSAATETKKKKKPWWRRWLLSRRKKHKVASPVVTDQGAERSHPLETVEVEPSKDESDGSSSVIPTDEPRPRQPTPIGHGGSQVESIDIDLRANIYAHVSESRTPATRKHLSREELVCLGFPNLAQTCYMNSTLQGLLTLTHFVQEVHNQQEVWSSHSECRLIRGFVEVGVCHFSDNKKEKKSVLAAFKNTVAEYNSEFKDNSQKDAHEFLSCVLDMLRSPSAGLQTAAVDMGIRYTCPIDAHIAFQMLSTRTCRGCGMHSPRVEDFLNLSLDLVPGGSVSQSLQEYIKESQLEYRCECDSKESSQQWSFLTLPNVLILQLKRFRFTPSFDLEKIAIPIVLTRELLVKPEGIITDEASTRYSLVSIVSHLGSTAHSGHYICDGAYREQTSGDVTERWLTYNDDKVSETTGSSVCHLRQRTAYLLFYERQEGAPSVAKKTQVDTPHIFFPIDEGRR; this is encoded by the exons ATGTTTCGCTACCTTCGCAGACGACTTAAG aataaaagtCAAACTGATGTGGAAGTTGGAGACACGAAAAGCTCCAGCCCACAGAAGAA TGTCAATGTAGAGGAAgacccaaaagaaaaaactgtggTCCCTGACTCTACGTCTACCTCAGCCATCACAGTCCTCACAGCTCCAACTGAGGCTCCAGGGAATAAAGCTAAGAAGGCTTCCTGGTGGCGTAGGTGGCTCCGTAAGAAT aaaaccaaaaagacGCCAGTGAAAGAAGATGTGGCAGAAGTCACAACCCTGCCACCTTCTGCCACAGAAAAGAG CGTCAACGTCATCAAAGAATCTGACAAAGACGCCGGTGTCCAGGAGGCTTCACCCACCCCAGTCTCCACTCCAGTCTCCACTCCAGTCTCTACCCCAGTCTCCACTCCAGTCTCTACCCCAGTTTCCACCACAGTCTCCACCCCAGTCTCTActcctgtctctgctgcaactgagactaaaaagaaaaagaaaccgtGGTGGCGTCGATGGCTTCTCTCTCGCCGCAAA aaacacaaggtCGCGTCTCCAGTTGTGACCGACCAAGGAGCCGAGAGAAGCCATCCACTTGAGACAGTAGAGGTCGAGCCGTCCAAAGACGAATCAGATGGCAGCTCAAGTGTGATCCCCACTGATGAACCAAGGCCAAGGCAGCCGACCCCAATCGGTCATGGTGGGAGTCAGGTCGAATCCATCGACATCGATCTGCGGGCGAATATATATGCCCACGTCTCAGAGTCGCGTACACCAGCCACCAGAAAACACCTCTCCAGAGAGGAGCTAGTCTGCCTCGG gTTCCCCAACCTGGCGCAGACCTGCTACATGAACTCCACTCTGCAAGGCCTCCTGACACTGACTCATTTCGTTCAGGAGGTCCACAACCAGCAGGAGGTGTGGAGTTCTCACTCCGAATGTCGACTCATCAG AGGGTTTGTGGAGGTTGGCGTCTGTCACTTCTCTGACaacaagaaggagaaaaaaagtgtcctggctgcctttaaaaacacagttgctGAGTATAACTCAGAGTTTAAGGACAATAGTCAGAAA gACGCCCATGAGTTCCTCAGCTGTGTGCTGGACATGCTGAGGTCTCCGTCCGCCGGCCTGCAGACGGCAGCAGTGGACATGGGCATCAGATACACTTGCCCTATCGATGCTCACATTGCCTTCCAGATGTTGAGCACCAGGACCTGCAGAGG ATGTGGTATGCATTCCCCGAGGGTGGAGGATTTCCTCAACCTATCCCTGGACCTGGTGCCTGGGGGCTCTGTGAGCCAGAGTCTGCAGGAGTACATAAAA GAGAGCCAGCTTGAGTATAGATGCGAGTGTGATTCCAAGGAGTCGTCACAGCAGTGGTCATTCTTGACATTGCCAAA TGTACTGATTCTCCAGCTCAAAAGATTCAGATTCACTCCATCCTTCGACCTGGAGAAAATTGCCATCCCCATCGTTTTAACAAGGGAGCTTCTGGTGAAACCTGAAGGCATCATCACTGATGAG GCATCAACTCGCTACTCGTTAGTTAGCATCGTCAGCCATTTGGGCTCCACAGCTCACTCTG gcCATTACATCTGTGACGGTGCTTACAGAGAGCAGACATCAGGGGACGTGACAGAACGCTGGCTCACGTACAATGACGACAAAGTGAGCGAGACAACCGGCTCTTCCGTCTGTCACCTGCGGCAGCGAACGGCATACCTGCTGTTCTACGAGAGGCAGGAAGGAGCTCCATCTGTGGCCAAAAAAACGCAGGTAGACACACCACACATCTTCTTCCCCATAGACGAGGGAAGAAGATGA